In Sander vitreus isolate 19-12246 chromosome 8, sanVit1, whole genome shotgun sequence, the genomic window AATAATGCCTAAATGCATCTGTCTCCCAGTGTATCTGGTTTCTTTACTTTGAAAGTAATCCTGAGTTTTGGACATGGTTTACACAACACTTTTCCTCTCACTTTTTCTCTCTACCAGTTTAATCCCAGCAAAGACAAAAGTGGCTATTATTTGACTTCCACTTTAAATCTTCATAGCTGGGGTGCCATTAGTTCTACATATAGTTATATGTATACATGATATAATCAAGTTACATGTATAAATCACAACAAAGTGCACATATTGATGATTCAGTGACCGCTGACTCAGGGTTAGTATGTTTTCCCTTTTAATTTTCAACCTACCCTATATTTGGATTTCTATTGTGACACCAGTAGGCTATCTTGTATTGTTAATATCATGTAATCTGACCAGTTATCCCAGAGTGATGATACTGGTGGTACTGATACTctgataaaatgttttatgtataaGGCACAAGTATGTAAAAGTCGAATTACATTTTCCACCACTACCTAGATGTCAGAAGTTACTCCAATTGCTATTTAGATTAATTAACATAGGCCACTTAATCCTTAATAGTTGACAACATATATCAAATTCTAACAACAGAAAAATATTGAATACATCATATTCTGGTAACCAGACATATACTATTGACTACAGTTTAGGGTGGGTAAATTATTTGTTCCTAGCTTGTTGTTACCCTGGTTGTGCTGCGTCGCCTCAGTGCAAGTAACCAGATCCAGTGACAGGCAGGCAGCGTTGGGATGAGTGGTGGAGCTGGCTGGGACATGTCTGAGTAGAAACCTGCATTATTTTCCAACACGTATATCATTAAATCCCCGTGTTGATGATGGGGCAGTGCGGCATCACGTCGTCAAAGACGGTCCTTGTTTTTCTGAACCTGATATTTTGGGTAAGTTTGGTGGTTTTTGACAGTTTTAAACGTGCGTCACTAGCTagctgtgtgtagctgtgttaGCTGTGTGTGCAGTCAGCTGCTCGGCTAGCTGCAGCAGTCGACCTTTGTTTAACCAGGGAGGGATTAGTTTGAGAAGGCAGTGGAAAAGACATTACGTAAGATATATAATATCTAAGCTTTAATGATTTGCCGCTAAcaagtcatttttaaatgaagcaCATTTCATTATGTTTTGTAGTAAAAAAGACCCTTTGCCTCCTTAGAAAAATGCAGtattaccagtggtggaatgtaactaggtAACGTTACGTTTACTTATGTACCGTACAATTTTAAGGTAGGCtacttgcactttacttgagtatttccctTTTCAGCTACTTTTTACTTGGACTCTACTAGGCCTATATCTTTGTTTTTcgctacatttatttaatagcTTTAGTTAGTttctttgcagatttagattattgatacacaaaaaaaaaattaacaaattaaatatgataggttaagctacccagcagtatacaaagtagttaaaattagccccacctttaccagctgcaacattaaattGACATCATTAATGCACCACTTATTTTAATCCAGTGATGTATAGTATTCTGAAATGGGTCATACTGCataatgattttttatttttggtactttaagtatattttgatgctaatacttttgtacttatACTTAAAGTACGATTTTGAATgcattacttttacttgtaacagagtatttttacactgtggtactGCTattttttactgaagtaaaataaCTGAATACTTCATCCACCACTGTATGCTTATATAATATGATGCAGTACTATACTACTAATGTACCcagtagggctgtgtattggcaagaatctggcgatacgatacgtatcacgatacatgggtcacgattcaatatattgcagtatatttcgatactgtgcataaggcgatatattgggatttttctatataattttagaaaaactaatatttaaaaaaagacatgatgtgtataaaagtcaaagaagtttactttaggtaaacaattcagtacacacaaaatcaaactgccagtttgggattgtggttcacaggttcttagtgagcaaatttttatatgctaaagtcttcaaaaaaaaaagaaaatcgatattgcgtttttgaaaatcgatacagtattgctaaataaaatattgcattcttacacccctagtacCCAGTAGTATACAAAGTATCTAAAATTGGCTACACATTGATGCACTACAACATCAAAATGCTCTTCCATCATACTGTATTTGTCAgtgataaaaacagaataatataatattctgTAATAATATAACACTTAATTCAAGACTTTTACTTCGAATGGATTTTTGGATTAcggtatttctacttttactcagGTAagggatctgagtacttctttcaccactgagTGTTGTTTGCTGAAGTCAAACTATCACTGTTTTGACCCCCCCAGGTTAATCTTAATCCACCAAGCAGCAGAAAGTAAAAATACAAGAAGACAGCTTAGTTAATGTAGTGGTTCATCTTATATTGATAAAAGGTCCTCAGGTCATTCTGGTAAACTGCAGGTCCAGGGTTATCCTTCTAAAACTCATTTATggaaaaataaagcaaatgtaaaaagaaaaaaaaaagtattaagtacacttatttttgtgtgtaattattatatatacaatattGCTACATTATCATTACGGATGCATTAATACATAAATAGCGTTTTAGTGTGCAGCAGtttgaggtggagctaattgTGACTAGGCTACTTGTAGTGTAgtacatgttttgtatgtaaattcTGAAACGGCAAAGTAACTAGGAGTcagtcttgggaaggaacttgttttggtgtaacatttgcaccccgcaaatgaaaacgccacatatattattaaatgaagttaactgtcacacaatacagtaatgtaagCTATTtaaaattagctggatacatggttaaatgtaatttgctcttaccagtgtatcgccgtgtgtacttcatccataGCAATCCCTGCTAATCAGTCCCAAAATATCCaggttagagaggaaatgccgtgaacatattctttgtaaattaaAGGTGTGTTACCACTTCCTTTCCCTTTGAGGATAGGCTTGagtaaaaatgttgatgtttttgtcaccctCAGGCCGCCGCTGGGATCCTGTGCTATGTCGGAGCGTATGTCTTCATCACATACGATGATTACGATCACTTCTTTGAAGACGTGTACACTCTCATCCCAGCGGTGACCATTATTGCAGTTGGAGCCCTCCTTTTCATTATTGGGCTCATTGGATGTTGTGctacagtgagagagagctacTGTGGTCTTACAACGGTGAGTAAACCAGTTGACAAGTTTAACGCGATAGATGAGGGTACTAAAGCCCTTATACTGTAAGTAATTGATCTAAGATGAACTGTgaaacattattaacagaaaagtGGGGTTTAAGGATGCGTTAGAAAAGGGCATTAACATCAAATTTGACAAAAGCATGTAGTCAGTTTTCATACATAATTATACATAGCAGAAGTACAAAACTTAGAAGCTATAAAAGATTTTAAATAATTGCACAAAAAGCCTATCATTCAAGCCTTTTCTCATAAGTCATAGTATTCTGTCTAACTTTAAACATGCCAAAGTGTCAGACAATCCACTCTTTACTTTTCTGCATTTAATTGTCCGTGTTGTTGTCTGTGTAGATTAAATGTTGAAATTCAATCCACAGTTTGTTGTTATTCTTCTGCTGGTTTTCATGACGGAAGTAGCAGTTGTGGTTCTCGGATATGTTTACAGAGCAAAGGTGAGAAAGTCAAATACGAGCCActgcatgtttatttttcttggCCTTATTTGATGCTTAATGTGTAACTCAACTGATCTTCCAAATAACTTCACCCAGAAGAGCAGGAACAGTCTGTCTACCATAGATGACCTAATCCAATCTGCTTGTGTTCGCAATCATGTTGGTGTGTACCGTTCATCAAATGTGTAGTCTCACCCTTCTTAACGTTTGGCAGGTTGAAAATGAAGTTAATATTTCTATCAAGAAAGTGTATGATGAGTACAATGGCACCAACAGCAACGCCCAGAGCCGTGCCATTGACTACATTCAGAGACAGGTGAGGACAGAAATACTATCTCCTCTGTAAATCAGATATACTGATTGTCATTTCACCCACATTTCTGTTAGACTTGTTCTGACTAAGCAAGTAGTTGAAAGTAATCTTGAgttgttattgttttcattttcacagcTTCAGTGTTGTGGGATCCACAACTACTCAGACTGGCAGAATACACACTGGTATGAAGAATCCAAAAACAACAGCGTTCCCATCAGCTGTTGCAGAACTAACATTGGAAGCAGCTGCACAGGGTCCCTCACTCATCCTGAAGATCTCTACCAAGAAGTAAAACAACCTGTCAAGTTTTCATACCAAAAACCTCTAATTTTTAAAGAGGAGTGACTCGTTACAGTTTGAGGTCtgaatatattgtgtgtgtgtgtgtgtgtgtgtgtgtgtgtgtgtgtgtgtagggttgtGAAGCTttggttgtgaagaagttgaaGGAGATCATGATGTATGTCATCTGG contains:
- the tspan3a gene encoding tetraspanin-3, producing MMGQCGITSSKTVLVFLNLIFWAAAGILCYVGAYVFITYDDYDHFFEDVYTLIPAVTIIAVGALLFIIGLIGCCATVRESYCGLTTFVVILLLVFMTEVAVVVLGYVYRAKVENEVNISIKKVYDEYNGTNSNAQSRAIDYIQRQLQCCGIHNYSDWQNTHWYEESKNNSVPISCCRTNIGSSCTGSLTHPEDLYQEGCEALVVKKLKEIMMYVIWTALTFAVIQMLGMLCACVVLCRRSRDPAYELLITGGTCA